The Chordicoccus furentiruminis DNA window AACCTCACGGAGGACGGCCTCACGGGCGGATCAGTCGATGCGTTAAATTCGTACATGAACTCGGCGGTCGCGAAATCCTCGCATCCCGATGTCAACAAGGACGAGGACACGGTCAGGAAAGACAGGGATAATGACGGTGGCACCATCCAGACCGGATCCGTCGGCGAGCGGGTGAACTATACGGTTACGCCGGCTCTCCCAGTTTATCCGGACAATGCCGTCAACCAGACCGTTTACCTCGCGGATACGATGGAGGCAGGTCTTACCTTCGAGTATGATACTTTGACGATTAAGTGGAACGGTAAGTCTTTGACCAACGACGGCAGCGGCGCCTTCAAGGACGGAGCCATCGTGATCGCGAATGCGCAGAAGGCGGATAACGGATTCCGTATGAGCTTCGTCTACAACAATCTGAAGAACATAGGGCCGGTTGTGACGTACAGCGCGGTCATCAACGACAGGGCGAAGATCGGTTCGGAGGGCAACAAGAACAACGTCCGGTATTACTACGCGAGCAATCCGACCGGCGGAAACACGTACGATACCCTCGATAAGGAGCCGCAGGAAAGCGAGAATATCAGGAAGAAGAAGGATCAGGAAATCGTCTATACCTACGAAATCAAGTTCAGAAAGACCGACGACAGCGACACGTCGAAGGGACTCTCCGGTGCGGTGTACGGGCTGTATGCGGATCACGACTGCACGAAGCTGGTCGACAGGATCGAGACGAACAAGTACGGGGACGGTGCTTCTTCCAAGGTGGGCGTAGGAACCTATTATCTGAAGGAGCTGGTGCCGCCGAAGGGGTATTCGCTTGACAAGACCACAGTGACGCCGGTCGAGGCGAGATGGACAACGGCGACGGCGACCACGACGGTCTCAACGGAGCGGAGCGAATATACGTCCAAGAAGCCCGAAGAGAATGCGGTTCAGGTCGGCTGGCTGAAGGACAACGTCTTCTACGCGATGGATTTGTATTCGGCGGAGACGGACACGGTTAAGCCGGCTTATCTCTCATCCAACACGAAGACTGCGGACACGGTCACCTTCACCGAGAAGAACACTGCCGGAAGCGGCGTGGTGGTGGCGGCCGATCTCAAGGATACAAAGCTGGGTCTGCTCCCGTCCACCGGCGGTCCGGTCCGCTTCGGGGCTTCGCGGAGGCTTTCCGGTGACGGCGGTGTGGAGAGACGTATGAGAAAACAGGGAAGAAAAAAACGCGTCGGGCGGGTCATCCTCTTTCTGACAGGTCTGTCCATACTGCTTTACCCCGCGGTCAGCGGGCGCTGGAACGCGTGGCGGGCCGACCGGCTTCGGAGCGGCTATCAGGAGACCGTCCGCAACACCGATACGTCCGAGACGGACGAAATGCGAAAGGCGGCCGAGGCGTACAACCGGACTCTGTACGTGCCGTCCGTGCCGGATGCATTTTCCATCCGGGACGGCGTGAAGGATAAGACGTACGAGTCGCTGCTCAACCCGAACGGGGACGGCGTGATGGGCTATCTCGAGATTCCGGCAATCGACGTGTCGCTGCCGATCGGGCATTATACGACGAAGGAAACGCTGGAGAAGGGCGCGGGTCATCTCTTCGGGAGCAGTCTTCCGGTCGGGGGGAAGGGAACTCATTCCGTGATCTCGGCGCACCGGGGGCTTCCTTCCGCGAAGCTGTTCACGGACCTCAATCTGCTGAAGAAGGGCGATCACTTCTTTCTGCATGTGCTCGACGAGACGCTGGCCTATGAGGTGGACCAGATCCTGACCGTGGAACCGGACCAGACGGAATCGCTGGCGATCGACCGGTCGAAGGACTATGTGACGCTGGCCACCTGTACGCCCTATGCGGTCAATACGCAGCGGCTTCTCGTGCGGGGACACCGGGTGCCGTACACGGACGAGGTGTACCGGAGCGAGGAGGCGCAGCCGGTCCGTCAGGATAAGACGAGGCTTCTGATCCAGCTCCTCTGCGCGGCGGCGGGCGTCGCGATCGCGGCGGTGATCGTCCGGATCGTGACGTTGATTGAGAACAGGCGGGGAGGCGGGCCGAAGCATGGCGGATGAAAGCGGAAAGAAGACCGGAGTGCGCACCCGGCTGTACCAGCTGACGATCGCGGTCCTGCTTCTCGTCGGAGCGGGCGGCCTCCTCTATCCGCTGGTCAGTGCCGCGTGGAACGCGTACCGTGAGCAGCGGCTGATCTCGTCCTACTCCGAGACGGTGAAGAAGCTGGATGACCGGCGAAACCGGGAAATCTGGGAGGACGCGCTCGCCTACAACCGGCAGCACCGGGTGAACGCGCCGACGGATGCCTTCGGCAAAGAGAAGGAAGCGGATCTGCCGCATCCGTACGCGGATCTTCTGAATCCGAACGGGGACGGCGTGATGGGGTACATCGAGATCCCGAAGATCGCGCTTTCGATTCCGATCGGGCACGGCACCGGGCCGGACGTGCTGGAGCGGGGCTGCGGGGCGCGTAAGACGGATGAGGGTTCTTGCGCTTCTTCTCGCGCTTCTCTGTCTGACGGCGGTTTGTCCGGCGGCGTCCGCGGAGTCCTTCACGGAGGAGAAAAAGGGAAGTCTCCGGATCACGGTCCTTCTCGAGACGGTGGAGAAGGATCAGAACGATCAGTGGAAGAGCGTGCCGGTGCCGGGGCTTAAGGTGCGGCTCTACCGGACGGCGGATCTTGACGTGAAGGACAACGGAGAGGCGGCCTACCGGTCTGTTCCGGCCTTCGCCGGCGCCGGGGTCGCCTATGACGGGGCGATGGACGCGGAACAGTCGATGAAGGCCGCGGAGAAGCTGGCGGCATCGGCCGGCGGAGCACAGCCGGACGCGGAGGGCGTGACGGACCAGAACGGCGTGCTATCGTTTGCGGATCTGGCGCCGGGGATGTATCTGGCGGTGCAGCAGGGAACCGCGGAGACGGCCGACGGCCGGATCGTCATCTCGCCGGCTCTCTGGCAGGTTCCGATGCCCGAAAGGGAGTCTTCCGGGGAATACCGGTGGACGTATCAGGTGGAGGTCTTCCCAAAGGCGGGCACGCTGCATGTGCAGCCGGCCGTACAGGCGATCGCCAAGCCGACGCCGCCCGGAGGACCTGTTTCGGGCCGTCCGGTGAAGACAGGCGATCCGGGCCATCCGGTCCTGTGGGCCGTGACCGCTCTTCTCGCACTGCTCGTGATCGGAGCGGCGCTGGGACGGCGGAAGCGGACGTGACCGGGACGCGCGGCCGGATCTCTGCACGGGAATAAAACAATCGGGGGAACCGCTGTACGGGAAAAAGTACGGCGGCTCCCCCGGTTTTACGGTTCCGGAACAAATATTGTTCCGCCCGGGTGACCGCTTCGCCGGCTGCGGAATCTTCCGCCGGCCCTGCGGCTGATCCGGCGGGCGATGAGCCGCTCCGTCTGATTTCCTTACGCGCAGGATGTCTTCGGGCTTGCAAACAGGGCGGAATTTGAGTACATTTTCCTTATCAGTGCGCGGGAAGCGGACCAATCCCGCGCCGGGAAAGGAAGTGAAACAGCAAAGGATGAGCGGATCGAACGGAAAAAAGGAAGGGATCCGGACGGTGGAGGATCTGATTCACCGCATGCTTTCCGTCTCGGAGGACTCGCCGGTTTACCGGCGGATCGCCGTCTACATTGAGCAGCATTATCTTCAGGTGATTTTCATGACGGCGGAGAATCTCGCGTCCGCGCTGGGCGTCAGTCAGGGCAGCGTCTCGAAATTCTGCATCGCGCTCGGATACAGGGGATACGCGGATTTTCTGCGCAGCCTGCAGCAGATCGTGGGCAGGGAATTCACGGCGCCGAACCGCTACCATTATACGGCGTCCAGCACGCACCATACGGATGACGTGATCGAAAAGGAGATCGAAAACATCCGTTCTCTCAAGGAAACCACGCAGAGCCGGGAATATCAGACGCTGGTCGGGGATATGGCGTCCGCCGGGCATCTGCTCCTTCTCTCGGCCCGGATGTCGGCCACGCTGCTTCCGTATCTGAAATACATTCTCGACAAGCTCCGCGACAATGTGGATGTGATCACGCCGGGCGGAGAGTTCGATCTGGTGTCGTTTCACTATGATCCAACCCGGGCGCTGGTGCTGGCGATCGGACTGCCACGGTACCC harbors:
- a CDS encoding class C sortase, which encodes MEKTGGGLLIAAVMILAMAVPAMAADTGTDTKKNAELTITGLAAGDTVKLYQIGTSDANGELTLIPDKDSKPIFNDSVNPTVQEITAVANQIQSGAIKPTLVQTRTLTGENYTYSAAAAGVYLALITSVDGNTVYNPILLSANLTEDGLTGGSVDALNSYMNSAVAKSSHPDVNKDEDTVRKDRDNDGGTIQTGSVGERVNYTVTPALPVYPDNAVNQTVYLADTMEAGLTFEYDTLTIKWNGKSLTNDGSGAFKDGAIVIANAQKADNGFRMSFVYNNLKNIGPVVTYSAVINDRAKIGSEGNKNNVRYYYASNPTGGNTYDTLDKEPQESENIRKKKDQEIVYTYEIKFRKTDDSDTSKGLSGAVYGLYADHDCTKLVDRIETNKYGDGASSKVGVGTYYLKELVPPKGYSLDKTTVTPVEARWTTATATTTVSTERSEYTSKKPEENAVQVGWLKDNVFYAMDLYSAETDTVKPAYLSSNTKTADTVTFTEKNTAGSGVVVAADLKDTKLGLLPSTGGPVRFGASRRLSGDGGVERRMRKQGRKKRVGRVILFLTGLSILLYPAVSGRWNAWRADRLRSGYQETVRNTDTSETDEMRKAAEAYNRTLYVPSVPDAFSIRDGVKDKTYESLLNPNGDGVMGYLEIPAIDVSLPIGHYTTKETLEKGAGHLFGSSLPVGGKGTHSVISAHRGLPSAKLFTDLNLLKKGDHFFLHVLDETLAYEVDQILTVEPDQTESLAIDRSKDYVTLATCTPYAVNTQRLLVRGHRVPYTDEVYRSEEAQPVRQDKTRLLIQLLCAAAGVAIAAVIVRIVTLIENRRGGGPKHGG
- a CDS encoding sortase family protein gives rise to the protein MADESGKKTGVRTRLYQLTIAVLLLVGAGGLLYPLVSAAWNAYREQRLISSYSETVKKLDDRRNREIWEDALAYNRQHRVNAPTDAFGKEKEADLPHPYADLLNPNGDGVMGYIEIPKIALSIPIGHGTGPDVLERGCGARKTDEGSCASSRASLSDGGLSGGVRGVLHGGEKGKSPDHGPSRDGGEGSERSVEERAGAGA
- a CDS encoding MurR/RpiR family transcriptional regulator is translated as MSGSNGKKEGIRTVEDLIHRMLSVSEDSPVYRRIAVYIEQHYLQVIFMTAENLASALGVSQGSVSKFCIALGYRGYADFLRSLQQIVGREFTAPNRYHYTASSTHHTDDVIEKEIENIRSLKETTQSREYQTLVGDMASAGHLLLLSARMSATLLPYLKYILDKLRDNVDVITPGGEFDLVSFHYDPTRALVLAIGLPRYPKVLVDKMKELKKAGFRIDAITDSRFSPLCEAADHFVLIPTTVASIFDIYSTPIMFLNLLASDLSQKIPGVEERLSKIERYERESGVYTG